In the Oryza glaberrima chromosome 6, OglaRS2, whole genome shotgun sequence genome, one interval contains:
- the LOC127777072 gene encoding protein FAR1-RELATED SEQUENCE 9-like, whose product MEGHRRGEADDEEEELGLRLGLASAGASAAAAAAGEPPSVGMEFPTSEAAREFYCAYADRAGFAVRTDKSRRSRRDDSVIMRRFVCTREGFHPTRHDDLTESEAAAGKRRRKRLIIREGCMAMCEVTKKEPPLRWVVTKFVAHHVHPVSLPLCPRPPPAGESDGLAGEHAAALDEPTQAATEPSDEPTGAPAAVGNGAPNGGPSFCNRLVRANPAGVRAEVQDLLDYLRKMQAESPGFFYAMQVDSGNCVTNVFWADAKARMAYKSFGDAVTFDTTYRKTKYMMPFAVFRGINHHLQGIIFGCCLLMDETKSSYTWLFDTWLAAMGGRQPDLLVTDQGKAMEAGIARVLPNTRHRFCQRNILSLCKQKLSAVYIQHINLKADLRECVFGAETIEEFQARWDYVIHKYNLEENTWLQSLYDTRQQWAWVYQKGSFFPELLKSQRSERLNKFFKTHFNMKTPLLVLISRFDQVMALSFEKEAQANFVTAYSKPTLKTPSVIERQAAAIYTRAVFDIFQEEFIESLGYHADKIEDGVILKYNVASEEENGRGYIVSFNQLDRKAECTCCKFEYAGILCRHVLRIFFMVGVRNLPEEYIMKRWTMDAVSSVVPDERSLETGVSFPERLVAWYNDLSLDGLTYGMRGAMSPEVYKVAKAALQKAFDDVLAAKYQQMSEHQDMPLPKSQAKRTHTKA is encoded by the coding sequence ATGGAGGGGCATCGCCGCGGCGAagcggacgacgaggaggaggagctggggCTGCGTCTCGGCCTCGCTAGCGCCGGCGcttccgccgcggcggcggcggcaggcgagccGCCGTCGGTGGGGATGGAGTTCCCGACGTCGGAGGCGGCCAGGGAGTTCTACTGCGCCTACGCCGACCGCGCCGGGTTCGCCGTGCGCACCGACAagtcccgccgctcccgccgcgaCGACTCCGTCATCATGCGCCGCTTCGTCTGCACCCGCGAGGGGTTCCACCCCACCAGGCACGACGACCTCACGGAgtcggaggccgccgccgggaaGAGGCGGCGGAAGCGCCTCATCATCCGGGAGGGGTGCATGGCCATGTGCGAGGTCACCAAGAAGGAGCCCCCCTTGCGCTGGGTCGTCACCAAGTTCGTCGCCCACCACGTCCACCCCGTCTCGCTCCCGCTCTGCCCCCGCCCTCCTCCCGCCGGTGAGTCCGATGGTCTCGCCGGAGAGCACGCCGCAGCATTGGACGAACCTACCCAAGCCGCCACCGAACCCTCGGACGAACCCACCGGAGCTCCTGCTGCAGTGGGCAATGGGGCGCCCAATGGAGGGCCATCCTTCTGCAATAGGCTCGTCAGAGCGAATCCAGCTGGGGTGCGTGCCGAGGTGCAAGATTTGCTCGATTACCTCAGGAAGATGCAGGCCGAGAGCCCGGGATTCTTCTACGCGATGCAGGTAGATAGCGGCAATTGCGTGACCAATGTGTTCTGGGCTGATGCAAAGGCAAGGATGGCATACAAGAGCTTTGGAGATGCAGTGACATTTGATACCACATACAGGAAGACCAAGTACATGATGCCGTTCGCGGTGTTCCGGGGAATCAACCATCATTTGCAGGGGATCATATTCGGGTGCTGTCTGCTGATGGATGAGACAAAGAGTTCATACACCTGGTTGTTTGATACATGGCTTGCTGCAATGGGTGGCCGCCAACCTGATCTGCTGGTGACAGACCAGGGTAAGGCGATGGAAGCAGGAATTGCGAGGGTGTTGCCCAACACCCGCCATCGTTTCTGCCAGCGGAACATTTTGAGCCTATGTAAGCAGAAGTTATCTGCTGTGTATATACAGCACATCAACCTGAAAGCTGATCTGAGGGAATGTGTCTTTGGGGCTGAGACAATTGAGGAGTTTCAGGCTCGGTGGGACTATGTCATCCATAAGTATAATCTCGAGGAGAACACTTGGCTTCAGTCGTTGTATGACACTCGGCAGCAATGGGCTTGGGTGTATCAGAAGGGATCCTTCTTTCCAGAGTTACTCAAGTCGCAAAGATCTGAGAGGCTGAACAAGTTTTTTAAGACGCATTTCAACATGAAGACTCCACTGCTTGTTCTTATCTCTAGGTTTGATCAAGTGATGGCGTTGAGTTTCGAGAAGGAAGCTCAAGCAAACTTTGTGACAGCATATTCAAAGCCTACCCTGAAAACTCCTTCTGTAATTGAAAGGCAGGCTGCGGCCATCTATACAAGGGCAGTGTTTGACATATTTCAGGAGGAATTTATCGAATCGCTAGGCTATCATGCTGATAAAATTGAGGATGGAGTTATCCTCAAGTACAATGTGGCCAGTGAGGAAGAAAATGGCCGGGGCTATATAGTCTCTTTCAACCAGCTGGACAGGAAAGCAGAGTGTACATGTTGCAAGTTTGAGTACGCTGGTATATTATGCAGGCATGTGCTAAGAATCTTCTTCATGGTCGGGGTTCGGAATCTACCGGAGGAATACATCATGAAGAGGTGGACAATGGATGCTGTGAGTAGTGTTGTACCAGACGAGCGATCGTTGGAGACTGGAGTTAGCTTTCCTGAGCGCCTAGTTGCTTGGTACAACGATCTCTCTCTCGACGGTTTGACATACGGAATGAGAGGAGCCATGTCACCAGAAGTTTACAAGGTTGCAAAGGCTGCACTTCAGAAAGCATTTGATGATGTCTTGGCTGCGAAATATCAGCAAATGAGTGAGCATCAGGACATGCCTTTGCCGAAGTCGCAAGCTAAAAGGACACATACAAAAGCATAG
- the LOC127777465 gene encoding uncharacterized protein LOC127777465, translating into MKPRPTGFGAGAAAAAEVLVGGGCGGWAWRPRPRPATVASTAAMSVRGPGTTQAAAAASAVHSERHRGGVHGLQLPPLRLQFTADLEARIEKVIYACRFMTFLAIAGSLIGSVPCFLKGCVYVMDAFIEYYLHGGGKVTLMLVEAIDMFLVGTVMFVFGTGLYELFISNMDIAKSSSYGSNLFGLFRLPERPEWLEIQSVNDLKTKLGHVIVMVLLVGIFEKSKRVTITSCTDLFCFAASIFLSSACLYLLSRLSSK; encoded by the exons ATGAAGCCCAGGCCTACCGGATTCggggccggggcggcggcggcggcggaagttTTGGTGGGGGGCGGATGCGGTGGGTGGGCgtggaggccgaggccgaggccggcgacggtggcctcCACCGCAGCGATGTCGGTGAGGGGGCCTGGTACTACccaggcggccgcggcggcgagcgccgtgCACTCGGAGCGCCACCGCGGCGGGGTGCACGGGCTGCAGCTCCCTCCGCTGCGGCTGCAGTTCACCGCCGACCTGGAGGCGCGGATCGAGAAGGTGATCTACGCCTGCCGCTTCATGACCttcctcgccatcgccggctCGCTCATCGGCTCCGTCCCCTGCTTCCTCAAG GGCTGCGTCTATGTGATGGATGCCTTCATCGAGTACTACCTGCACGGTGGCGGCAAGGTCACCCTGATGCTAGTTGAAGCCATTg ATATGTTTCTGGTTGGAACGGTCATGTTTGTCTTCGGGACAGGGCTATACGAGCTGTTCATCAGTAACATGGACATTGCAAAGTCATCATCCTATGGCTCTAACCTCTTTGGCTTGTTCAGGCTCCCG GAACGGCCTGAGTGGCTCGAAATCCAGTCAGTGAATGATCTCAAGACTAAGCTGGGGCATGTCATCGTCATGGTTCTACTGGTTGGCATCTTTGAGAAGAGCAAGAGGGTGACCATCACATCATGTACTGACCTCTTCTGCTTTGCAGCATCGATTTTCCTCTCTTCAGCTTGCCTCTACCTGCTCTCCAGGCTCAGTAGCAAGTAG
- the LOC127777775 gene encoding uncharacterized protein LOC127777775, whose translation MADHHHQPPTPPRRHRRPHELSMAAEERHHGTQTAMASDDDRHHDRGGWIRPEEKHRSSGVAWALVILCTLLAVGVIVAGATVFAVYLIYKPRMPYLVVSDAQLVRLDYDQGGTIDYLEALVTVMARNTNSRADASFARVDLALRFHGADVARLRAAPFVVASASAAPLRYDVVSKGRALDAGGMRAMDASLKSGVVPLDLLGRARTRWKVGIFASLKFWTRISCRLHFFYPGNGTVMASDRNTCTSRSP comes from the coding sequence ATGgcggaccaccaccaccagccgccGACCCCACCACGGCGCCATCGGCGTCCCCATGAGCTGTCCATGGCGGCGGAGGAACGACACCATGGAACGCAGACGGCGATGGCGTCGGATGACGATCGCCACCATGATCGTGGCGGCTGGATCAGGCCGGAGGAGAAGCACCGGAGCTCCGGCGTGGCGTGGGCGCTGGTGATCCTGTGCACGCTGCTGGCGGTCGGCGTGATCGTCGCCGGCGCGACGGTGTTCGCCGTGTACCTCATCTACAAGCCCCGGATGCCGTACCTGGTGGTGTCCGACGCGCAGCTGGTGCGGCTGGACTACGACCAGGGCGGCACCATCGACTACCTGGAGGCGCTCGTCACCGTCATGGCGAGGAACACCAACTCCAGGGCGGACGCCTCCTTCGCCCGCGTCGACCTCGCGCTCCGCTTCCACGGCGCCGACGTcgcgcgcctccgcgccgcgccgttcgTGGTGGCGAGCGCCTCCGCGGCGCCGCTCCGGTACGACGTCGTGTCGAAGGGGCGCGCGCTGGACGCCGGCGGGATGCGCGCCATGGACGCGTCGCTCAAGTCCGGCGTCGTGCCGCTCGACCTCCTCGGCCGCGCGCGCACGCGGTGGAAGGTCGGGATCTTCGCGTCGCTCAAGTTCTGGACGCGCATCTCCTGCCGCCTCCACTTCTTCTACCCCGGCAATGGCACCGTCATGGCCTCCGATCGCAACACCTGCACCTCCAGGTCGCCATAG
- the LOC127775670 gene encoding benzyl alcohol O-benzoyltransferase-like, whose amino-acid sequence MASSPLPAFTVRRGEPVLVTPAAPTPREVKALSDIDDGEGMRFYSSGIHLYRNNPAKKGQDPAMVIREALARALVPYYPLAGRLREEAGRKLVVECAGQGVMFAEADADLTADDFGDVQSPPFPCFERFILESTTVAGVEPVVGRPLLYIQVTRLRCGGFIFGQRFCHCVVDAPGGMQFEKAVCELARGAAAPSVSPSWGREMFMARDPPRPSYPHLEYREPAGGADRLLATPPEDMVRVPFFFGPREIAGLRQHAPASVRGACSRFELVAACIWRSRTAALGYAPGEEVRLSFIVNARGRADVPLPEGFYGNAFAYSVAATTAGELCGGDLGYALGLVKKAKSAVTYEYLQSVADLMVVAGRPLFALSRTYIVSDVSHAGFKSVDFGWGEAVYGGPAKGGEGPLLGVTNYFSRSKNGKGEQSVVVPICLPKDAMDKFQLEVQALTAELS is encoded by the coding sequence ATGGCGTCGTCTCCACTGCCGGCGTTCACGGTGCGGCGAGGCGAGCCGGTGCTGGTGacaccggcggcgccgacgccgcgggaGGTGAAGGCGCTGTCCGacatcgacgacggcgagggcatGCGGTTCTACAGCTCGGGCATCCACCTGTACCGTAACAACCCGGCCAAGAAGGGGCAGGACCCGGCCATGGTGATCCGGGAGGCGCTGGCCAGGGCGCTCGTCCCGTACTaccccctcgccggccgcctccgcgaGGAGGCCGGCCGGAAGCTCGTCGTCGAGTGCGCCGGCCAGGGCGTCATGTTCGCCGAGGCCGATGCCGACCTCACCGCCGACGACTTCGGCGACGTGCAGAGCCCGCCGTTCCCTTGCTTCGAGCGGTTCATCCTCGAGagcaccaccgtcgccggcgtcgagccgGTGGTCGGCCGCCCGCTGCTCTACATCCAGGTGACGAGGCTGCGGTGCGGCGGCTTCATCTTCGGGCAGAGGTTCTGCCACTGCGTGGTGGACGCGCCGGGCGGGATGCAGTTCGAGAAGGCCGTGTGCGAGctcgcgcgcggcgccgccgcgccgtcggtgTCGCCGTCGTGGGGGAGGGAGATGTTCATGGCGAGGGacccgccgcggccgtcgtaCCCGCACCTCGAGTACCGCgagccggcgggcggcgcggaccGGCTGCTGGCGACGCCGCCGGAGGACATGGTGCGCGTGCCCTTCTTCTTCGGGCCGCGCGAGATCGCCGGGCTGCGCCAGCACGCGCCGGCGAGCGTCCGCGGCGCATGCTCCCGGTTCGAGCTCGTCGCGGCGTGCATCTGGCGCAGCCGCACGGCGGCGCTCGGGTACGCCCCCGGCGAGGAGGTGCGGCTCTCCTTCATCGTGAACGCCCGGGGCCGCGCCGACGTGCCGCTCCCGGAGGGGTTCTACGGGAACGCGTTCGCCTACTCCGTTGCGGCGACGACCGCCGGCGAGCtctgcggcggcgacctcgggtACGCGCTGGGGCTGGTGAAGAAGGCCAAGTCGGCGGTGACGTACGAGTACCTGCAGTCGGTGGCGGACCTGATGGTGGTCGCCGGGCGGCCGCTGTTCGCGCTGTCGCGGACGTACATCGTCTCCGACGTGAGCCACGCCGGGTTCAAGAGCGTCGACTTCGGGTGGGGGGAGGCCGTCTACGGCGGTCCGGCGAAGGGCGGCGAAGGGCCGCTCCTCGGCGTCACCAACTACTTCTCGAGGTCCAAGAATGGCAAGGGCGAGCAGAGCGTCGTCGTGCCCATCTGCTTGCCCAAGGACGCCATGGACAAGTTCCAGCTCGAGGTCCAAGCTCTCACCGCCGAGCTCAGCTAG